A genomic region of Mycobacterium senriense contains the following coding sequences:
- a CDS encoding error-prone DNA polymerase: MGWFNGPPSWAEMERVLDSKPRHAGESAGPEQEGPLSRRRATYQPPGDGRASRSSVAYAELHAHSAFSFLDGASTPEELVEEAARLDLRALALTDHDGLYGAVRFAEAAAELDMRTVFGAELSLGAGARTEQPDPPGPHLLVLARGAEGYRRLSRQLAAAHLAGGEKGKPRYDVDALTEAAGGHWHILTGCRKGHVRQALSDGGPAAAERALADLVDRFGAHRVSIELTHHGQPLDDERNAALAALAPRFGVGVVATTGAHFAGPSRRRLAMAMGAIRARQSLDSAAGWLAPLGGSHLRSGEEMARLFGQRPDVVTAAAELGEQCAFGLALIAPQLPPFDVPAGHTEDSWLRQLTMAGARDRYGSAEHAPRAYAQIEHELKVIAHLTFPGYFLVVHDIARFCRDNNILCQGRGSAANSAVCYALGVTAVDPVANELLFERFLSPARDGPPDIDMDIESDQREKVIQYVYDKYGRDYAAQVANVITYRGKIAVRDMARALGFSQGQQDAWSKQISHWNGLGPNSNDPAPDVEGIPEPVVDLANQIRNLPRHMGIHSGGMVICDRPIADVCPVEWARMENRSVLQWDKDDCAAIGLVKFDLLGLGMLSALHYAIDLVAEHKGIEVDLARLDLSEPAVYEMLARADSVGVFQVESRAQMATLPRLKPRVFYDLVVEVALIRPGPIQGGSVHPYIRRRNGLDPVVYDHPSMEPALRKTLGVPLFQEQLMQLAVDCAGFSATEADQLRRAMGSKRSTERMRRLQGRFYQGMRALHGADDEVIDRTYEKLEAFANFGFPESHALSFASLVFYSSWFKLHHPAAFCAALLCAQPMGFYSPQSLVADARRHGVTVHGPDVNASLAHATLENAGAEVRLGLGAVRHIGDDLAEQLVEERKANGPFASLLDLTTRLQLSVPQTEALATAGALGCFDMSRREALWAAGAAATQRPGRLPGVGSSSHVPALPGMSELELAAADVWATGVSPDSYPTQFLRADLDAMGVVPAAKLGSVPDGDRVLIAGAVTHRQRPGTAQGVTFINLEDETGMVNVLCVPGVWARHRKLANSAPALLVRGQVQNASGAITVVAERLGRITLAVGSKSRDFR; this comes from the coding sequence GTGGGCTGGTTCAACGGGCCGCCGAGCTGGGCGGAAATGGAGCGGGTGCTCGACAGCAAGCCGCGCCATGCCGGGGAGTCGGCGGGCCCGGAGCAGGAGGGCCCCCTGTCGCGCCGGCGCGCGACGTACCAGCCGCCGGGCGACGGCCGGGCGTCCCGCTCGTCGGTCGCTTATGCCGAGCTGCATGCGCATTCGGCGTTCAGCTTCCTGGACGGGGCGAGCACGCCCGAGGAGCTGGTCGAGGAGGCGGCCCGGCTGGACCTGCGCGCCCTGGCGCTCACCGACCACGACGGCCTGTACGGGGCAGTGCGGTTCGCCGAGGCGGCGGCCGAGCTCGACATGCGCACCGTGTTCGGCGCCGAGCTGTCGCTGGGCGCGGGTGCGCGCACCGAGCAGCCGGATCCGCCCGGCCCGCACCTGCTGGTGCTGGCCCGCGGCGCGGAGGGGTACCGGCGGCTGTCGCGGCAACTGGCCGCGGCGCATCTGGCCGGCGGCGAGAAGGGCAAGCCCCGCTACGATGTCGACGCGCTGACCGAGGCCGCCGGCGGGCACTGGCACATTCTGACGGGCTGTCGCAAAGGGCATGTCCGCCAAGCGCTTTCCGACGGCGGTCCGGCGGCCGCGGAGCGGGCGCTGGCCGACCTGGTGGACCGGTTCGGAGCGCATCGGGTCAGCATCGAGCTGACCCATCACGGTCAGCCGCTCGACGACGAACGCAACGCGGCGCTGGCCGCGCTGGCCCCCCGCTTCGGGGTCGGCGTCGTCGCCACCACCGGCGCGCATTTCGCGGGGCCGTCGCGACGCCGGCTGGCCATGGCGATGGGCGCCATCCGGGCGCGTCAGTCGCTGGATTCGGCCGCCGGGTGGCTGGCCCCGCTGGGCGGTTCGCACCTGCGCTCGGGTGAGGAGATGGCCCGGCTGTTCGGGCAGCGGCCCGACGTGGTGACCGCGGCCGCCGAGCTGGGCGAGCAGTGCGCGTTCGGGCTGGCGCTCATCGCGCCGCAGCTGCCGCCGTTCGATGTGCCCGCCGGGCACACCGAGGACAGCTGGCTGCGCCAGTTGACCATGGCCGGGGCGCGCGACCGCTACGGGTCGGCCGAGCACGCACCGCGCGCGTATGCCCAGATCGAGCACGAGCTGAAAGTCATTGCCCACCTGACGTTTCCGGGCTACTTCCTGGTGGTGCACGACATCGCCCGGTTCTGCCGGGACAACAACATCCTGTGCCAGGGCCGGGGATCGGCCGCCAACTCCGCGGTCTGCTACGCCCTGGGCGTCACCGCCGTCGACCCGGTGGCCAACGAGCTGCTGTTCGAGCGTTTTCTGTCGCCGGCCCGCGACGGGCCGCCCGACATCGACATGGATATCGAGTCCGATCAGCGGGAAAAGGTCATCCAGTACGTCTACGACAAATACGGCCGCGACTACGCCGCCCAGGTCGCCAACGTCATCACCTACCGGGGAAAGATCGCGGTGCGCGACATGGCCCGCGCCCTGGGCTTCTCGCAGGGCCAGCAGGACGCGTGGAGCAAGCAGATCAGCCACTGGAACGGGCTTGGCCCCAATTCAAATGACCCAGCGCCCGATGTCGAGGGCATCCCCGAACCGGTGGTCGATCTGGCGAACCAGATCCGGAACCTGCCACGGCACATGGGAATTCATTCCGGCGGCATGGTGATCTGTGACCGCCCGATCGCCGACGTGTGCCCGGTGGAGTGGGCGCGCATGGAGAACCGCAGCGTCCTGCAGTGGGACAAAGACGACTGCGCGGCAATCGGATTGGTGAAGTTCGACCTGCTGGGGCTGGGAATGCTGTCGGCGCTGCACTACGCCATCGACCTGGTAGCCGAGCACAAGGGGATCGAGGTGGACCTGGCCCGCCTCGACCTCTCCGAGCCCGCGGTGTACGAGATGCTGGCCCGCGCCGATTCGGTCGGCGTGTTCCAGGTGGAGTCGCGCGCGCAGATGGCCACCCTGCCGCGGCTGAAGCCGCGGGTGTTCTACGACCTGGTGGTGGAGGTCGCGCTGATCCGCCCCGGCCCCATCCAGGGCGGGTCGGTGCATCCCTACATCCGGCGGCGCAACGGGCTGGACCCGGTGGTCTACGACCACCCGTCGATGGAACCGGCGCTGCGAAAGACACTGGGAGTGCCGCTCTTTCAGGAGCAGCTGATGCAGCTCGCGGTGGACTGCGCCGGATTCTCGGCCACCGAGGCCGACCAGCTGCGCCGCGCGATGGGGTCCAAGCGCTCGACAGAACGCATGCGACGGCTGCAGGGCCGGTTCTACCAGGGCATGCGCGCGCTGCACGGCGCCGACGACGAGGTGATCGACCGCACCTACGAAAAGCTGGAAGCCTTCGCCAATTTCGGCTTCCCGGAAAGCCATGCGCTGAGCTTCGCGTCGCTGGTGTTCTACTCGTCGTGGTTCAAGCTGCACCACCCGGCGGCGTTCTGCGCGGCGCTGCTGTGCGCGCAGCCGATGGGGTTCTATTCGCCGCAGTCGCTGGTGGCCGATGCGCGCCGGCACGGCGTGACGGTGCACGGCCCGGACGTCAACGCCAGCCTGGCGCACGCCACGCTGGAGAACGCCGGCGCCGAGGTCCGCCTCGGCCTTGGCGCGGTCCGCCACATCGGCGACGACCTGGCAGAACAACTCGTCGAAGAGCGAAAAGCCAACGGCCCGTTCGCTTCTCTGCTTGATCTGACGACCCGACTGCAGCTCTCGGTGCCGCAGACCGAGGCGCTGGCGACGGCCGGGGCGCTGGGCTGCTTCGACATGTCCCGGCGCGAGGCGTTGTGGGCGGCCGGGGCCGCGGCTACCCAACGGCCGGGCCGGCTGCCCGGGGTGGGGTCGTCGTCGCACGTCCCGGCGCTGCCCGGGATGAGCGAGCTGGAACTGGCCGCCGCCGATGTGTGGGCCACCGGCGTCTCGCCGGACAGTTACCCGACGCAGTTCCTGCGGGCCGACCTGGACGCGATGGGGGTGGTGCCCGCCGCGAAACTGGGCTCGGTGCCCGACGGCGACCGCGTGCTGATCGCGGGCGCGGTGACCCATCGGCAGCGGCCAGGCACGGCGCAGGGGGTCACGTTCATCAACCTCGAGGACGAAACCGGGATGGTCAACGTGCTCTGCGTGCCGGGGGTGTGGGCGCGGCATCGCAAGCTGGCGAACTCGGCCCCGGCGCTGCTGGTGCGGGGGCAGGTGCAAAACGCCAGCGGTGCGATCACCGTCGTCGCAGAGCGGCTGGGCCGCATCACCCTGGCGGTCGGCTCGAAGTCCCGCGACTTCCGCTAG
- a CDS encoding wax ester/triacylglycerol synthase domain-containing protein encodes MAQTLDTAFLQAHDPDRHASLAIGAVAIVDGTVPDYERLKSLLAERIQPITRCTQLLRAHPLNQEWIDCPDFDLAHHVRRVAIPRPGDEAELSRAIAYALERPLDLDRPPWECWVIEGLKGNRWAILMKTHHGLLDGNSAARLISSLCDDADADTFANGAAAKPVSPPAVGKPGWVDAVWRASSAAGALVGALWPTVRTDAVTASRRYSTVRVPIADVDSVCRKFGVSANDVALAAITEGFRTALLGRGEEPRADSLRTLIPMPVRSAMLSHLPVEHDDPVRRLQTVHARWKARLTAQPPGIVESAIGFLPTALRSNVLQLLSRLPQRAIVTLATNVPGPRRRLRVMGQTLERLLPIPPTAAALHTGVAVLSYGDELVFGITAEHGDAFDVKQLAAGIELGMARLVALGDDSVLLFNRKRPARPVARPVPPTHPSAPGHARR; translated from the coding sequence ATGGCACAGACACTGGACACGGCGTTCCTTCAAGCCCACGATCCGGACCGGCACGCGAGCCTGGCGATCGGCGCGGTGGCCATCGTCGACGGCACCGTACCCGACTATGAACGGCTCAAAAGCCTTCTGGCCGAACGCATCCAGCCGATCACGCGATGCACGCAGCTGCTGCGGGCGCATCCGCTGAACCAGGAGTGGATCGACTGCCCGGACTTCGACCTGGCCCACCACGTGCGCCGGGTGGCCATCCCCCGCCCCGGCGACGAGGCCGAGCTGTCCCGGGCCATCGCCTACGCCCTGGAGCGGCCCCTCGACCTGGACCGCCCCCCGTGGGAGTGCTGGGTCATCGAGGGCCTGAAGGGCAACCGGTGGGCGATCCTGATGAAGACCCATCACGGCCTGCTCGACGGCAACTCGGCCGCGCGCCTGATCAGCAGCCTCTGCGACGACGCCGACGCAGACACCTTCGCCAACGGCGCTGCGGCCAAACCGGTTTCGCCGCCAGCCGTGGGCAAGCCGGGCTGGGTCGACGCGGTGTGGCGGGCTTCGTCCGCCGCCGGCGCCCTGGTCGGCGCGCTGTGGCCGACCGTGCGCACCGACGCGGTCACCGCCTCGCGGCGCTACAGCACGGTGCGCGTCCCGATCGCCGACGTCGACAGCGTCTGTCGCAAGTTCGGCGTCAGCGCCAACGACGTCGCGCTCGCCGCCATCACCGAGGGGTTCCGCACGGCGCTGCTCGGCCGCGGCGAGGAGCCGCGGGCGGACTCGCTGCGCACCCTGATCCCGATGCCGGTCCGCTCGGCGATGCTCTCGCACCTGCCCGTCGAACACGACGACCCGGTGCGGCGGTTGCAGACGGTGCATGCCAGGTGGAAGGCCAGACTGACCGCCCAGCCGCCCGGCATCGTGGAATCGGCGATCGGTTTCCTGCCGACGGCGTTGCGCAGCAACGTCTTACAGTTGCTCTCCCGCCTTCCGCAGCGCGCCATCGTCACGTTGGCCACCAACGTGCCCGGGCCGCGCCGGCGGCTGCGGGTGATGGGCCAGACGCTGGAACGGCTGCTGCCGATCCCCCCGACGGCCGCGGCGCTGCACACCGGCGTCGCGGTGCTGAGCTACGGCGATGAACTGGTCTTCGGCATCACCGCCGAACACGGCGACGCCTTCGACGTCAAGCAGCTGGCCGCCGGCATCGAGCTGGGCATGGCGCGGCTGGTGGCCCTGGGCGACGATTCCGTACTGCTGTTCAACCGCAAGCGTCCCGCGCGCCCGGTGGCGCGCCCCGTGCCGCCGACGCACCCGTCGGCGCCGGGGCACGCGCGACGCTGA
- the otsB gene encoding trehalose-phosphatase yields MGKLGPVIIDPRRHDAVLFDDDGALGSPLAARLRETGVGTAVVSADGPVQAANRLRVRPGRCVVVARDAAGIEAARAAGFALVIAVDPAGHDDRVREAGADAVVTDLRDVTVRTGDRRMSQLPDALQALTGTADGLADRRPAVFFDFDGTLSDIVDDPDAARPVAGATAALDRLAARCPVAVLSGRDLADVTKRVGVHGIWYAGSHGFELTAPDGTHHQNDDAAAAIPVLEQAAGQLRDRLGTIPGVVVEHKRFGVAVHYRNAERDRVGEVLAAVRAAGRRDELRVTTGREVIELRPDLDWDKGKTLRWVIDHLHEAGSGPLTPVYLGDDITDEDAFDAVRADGVPILVRHGDDGDRATAAQYALDSPAGASDFTDRLADQLSR; encoded by the coding sequence ATGGGCAAGTTGGGGCCGGTCATCATCGATCCGCGCCGCCATGACGCGGTGCTGTTCGACGACGACGGCGCGCTGGGCTCCCCGCTGGCCGCCCGACTTCGCGAGACCGGGGTGGGCACCGCCGTCGTCTCGGCGGACGGCCCGGTACAGGCCGCCAACAGGCTGCGGGTGCGCCCGGGCCGCTGCGTCGTGGTCGCCCGGGACGCCGCGGGCATCGAGGCCGCACGCGCCGCGGGGTTCGCGCTGGTGATCGCTGTCGACCCGGCCGGGCATGACGACAGAGTGCGCGAGGCGGGGGCCGATGCGGTGGTGACCGACCTTCGCGACGTCACCGTGCGCACAGGCGACCGCCGGATGTCGCAGCTGCCCGATGCCCTGCAGGCCCTGACCGGCACCGCCGATGGTCTCGCCGACCGGCGACCGGCCGTGTTCTTCGACTTCGACGGCACCCTCTCGGACATCGTCGACGACCCGGACGCGGCGCGGCCCGTCGCCGGGGCCACCGCGGCGCTGGACAGGCTGGCCGCGCGATGCCCGGTCGCGGTGCTGTCCGGCCGCGATCTCGCCGATGTGACGAAACGCGTTGGGGTGCACGGTATCTGGTATGCGGGCAGTCACGGTTTCGAGCTGACCGCGCCCGACGGCACCCACCACCAGAACGACGACGCGGCCGCCGCCATCCCGGTGCTCGAGCAGGCGGCCGGCCAGCTGCGCGACCGGCTCGGCACGATTCCCGGTGTCGTGGTGGAACACAAGCGATTCGGGGTGGCCGTGCACTACCGCAACGCCGAACGCGACCGCGTCGGTGAGGTGCTGGCGGCGGTGCGCGCCGCGGGACGCCGCGACGAGCTTCGGGTCACCACCGGCCGCGAGGTCATCGAGCTGCGCCCGGACCTGGACTGGGACAAGGGGAAAACGCTGCGCTGGGTGATCGATCACCTGCACGAGGCCGGATCGGGTCCGCTGACACCGGTCTACCTCGGCGACGACATCACCGACGAGGACGCGTTCGACGCGGTGCGCGCCGACGGCGTGCCGATCCTGGTGCGGCACGGCGACGACGGCGACCGTGCGACCGCAGCGCAATACGCGCTGGACAGTCCGGCCGGGGCCAGCGACTTCACCGACCGGCTGGCCGATCAGCTGTCGCGCTAG
- a CDS encoding MaoC/PaaZ C-terminal domain-containing protein yields the protein MAIDPSAVGAVTEPMQFEWTDRDTLLYALGVGAGIDDLPFTTENSHDIDQQVLPTYAVICCPAFGAAGLVGKFNWAMLLHGSQSIRLHAPLPPAGKLSVVSEVADIQDKGEGKNAILVLRGRGTEPDSGQLIAETLTTLVIRGEGGFGGMPGQRPVAPEFPDREPDARIPLPTREDQALIYRLSGDRNPLHSDPWFARELAGFPKPILHGLCTYGVSGRALVSELGQGVAANITSIASRFTSPVFPGETLTTLIWRTEPGKAVFRTEASGPDGADTRVVLDDGAVEYA from the coding sequence ATGGCGATTGATCCGAGTGCCGTCGGCGCGGTGACCGAACCCATGCAGTTCGAATGGACCGACCGGGACACGCTGCTCTACGCGCTGGGTGTCGGAGCCGGGATCGACGACCTGCCGTTCACCACCGAGAACAGCCACGACATCGACCAGCAGGTGCTGCCCACGTATGCGGTCATCTGCTGCCCGGCATTCGGCGCGGCCGGCCTGGTCGGAAAGTTCAACTGGGCCATGCTGTTACACGGATCGCAGAGCATCCGGCTGCACGCACCGCTGCCGCCCGCGGGCAAGCTCTCGGTGGTGTCCGAGGTCGCCGACATCCAGGACAAGGGCGAGGGTAAGAACGCGATCCTGGTGTTGCGCGGCCGGGGCACCGAGCCGGATTCCGGGCAGCTGATCGCCGAGACGCTCACCACCCTGGTCATCCGCGGCGAGGGCGGCTTCGGGGGCATGCCGGGCCAGCGGCCGGTCGCGCCGGAATTCCCGGACCGCGAGCCCGACGCCCGCATCCCGCTGCCCACCCGCGAGGATCAGGCGCTGATCTACCGGCTCTCCGGCGACCGCAACCCGCTGCACAGCGACCCGTGGTTCGCCCGGGAGCTGGCCGGTTTCCCCAAGCCGATCCTGCACGGGCTGTGCACCTACGGGGTGTCGGGTCGCGCGCTGGTGTCCGAGCTGGGCCAGGGCGTCGCGGCCAACATCACCTCGATCGCATCGCGGTTCACCTCGCCGGTGTTCCCCGGCGAGACACTGACCACGCTGATCTGGCGCACCGAGCCGGGCAAGGCCGTGTTCCGCACCGAGGCTTCGGGTCCCGACGGGGCCGACACCCGGGTGGTGCTCGACGACGGCGCGGTGGAATACGCCTAG
- a CDS encoding histidine phosphatase family protein produces MPKRSMIRKATMALAALTATMVVAGCGGSPQARSITVTFIRHAQSEANASGTIDTTVPGPGLTPEGKGQAEQLAHQLGRKDYDSVYASTMTRTQQTAAPLAAALGKQVEILPGIQEIDAGWYNGKPESMAKSTYMLAPVNWINGDVSDSIPGSVSGKEFNDQFTAAVNKIYNSGHRNPVVFSHRNSIMVWTLLNAQNAKDSLMDSHPIPNTGRVVISGNPMTGWTLVDWDGIRDFHN; encoded by the coding sequence ATGCCCAAGCGCAGCATGATCCGCAAAGCCACGATGGCGCTGGCCGCGCTCACCGCAACGATGGTCGTCGCCGGCTGCGGCGGCTCGCCGCAGGCGCGGTCCATCACGGTGACGTTCATCCGCCACGCCCAGTCCGAGGCCAACGCCAGCGGCACCATCGACACCACGGTGCCGGGCCCGGGTCTGACGCCGGAGGGCAAGGGGCAGGCCGAGCAGCTGGCGCACCAACTCGGCCGCAAGGACTACGACAGCGTCTACGCCTCCACCATGACCCGGACCCAGCAAACCGCCGCCCCGCTGGCCGCCGCGCTGGGCAAGCAGGTCGAGATCCTGCCCGGCATCCAGGAGATCGACGCGGGCTGGTACAACGGCAAACCCGAGTCGATGGCGAAGTCGACGTACATGCTGGCGCCGGTGAACTGGATCAACGGCGACGTATCCGACAGCATCCCCGGCTCGGTCAGCGGCAAGGAGTTCAACGACCAGTTCACCGCGGCCGTCAACAAGATCTACAACAGCGGACATCGCAACCCGGTGGTGTTCTCGCACCGGAACTCGATCATGGTGTGGACCCTGTTGAACGCCCAGAACGCCAAGGACAGCCTGATGGACAGCCACCCGATTCCCAACACCGGCCGGGTGGTGATCAGCGGTAACCCGATGACCGGCTGGACGCTGGTCGACTGGGACGGGATCCGCGACTTCCACAACTAG
- a CDS encoding SDR family oxidoreductase, producing the protein MRYVVTGGTGFIGSRVVSRLVESCPDAQVWVLVRRQSLGRFERLAERWGERVKPLVGALPELELGDEVLAELGEIDHVVHCAAIYDITAAEPEQRASNVEGTRAVIGLAQRLDATLHHVSSIAVAGDFAGEYTEDDFDVGQQLPTPYHQTKFEAELLVRSAPGLRHRIYRPAVVVGDSRTGEMDKVDGPYYFFGVLAKLAVLPSLTPMLLPDTGRTNIVPVDYVVDALVALMHADGRDGQTFHLTAEKTIGLRGIYRGVAKAAGLPPLRGSLPRSVAAPVFKVRGRARVVRNMAATQLGIPAEVLDVVDLAPTFVSEKTRNALQGTGISVPNFADYAPELWRYWAEHLDPDRARRDDPQGPLQGRHVIITGASSGIGRAAAIAIAERGATVFALARNGEALDALVDEIRTNGGVAHAFTCDVTDTASVEHTVKDILGRFDHVDYLVNNAGRSIRRSVVNSTDRLHDYERVMAVNYFGAVRMVLALLPHWRERRFGHIVNVSSAGVQARNPKYSSYLPSKAALDAFSDVVGSEVLSDHITFTNIHMPLVRTPMIVPSHRLNPVPAISPERAAAMVVRGLVEKPARIDTPLGTLAEAGNYFAPRTSRRVLHQLYLGYPDSAAARGQTTEPAPAPRTARRKPSRPVRAVTRGIRTPRSVKRLVRLVPGVHW; encoded by the coding sequence ATGCGGTATGTCGTTACCGGCGGTACCGGGTTTATTGGTAGCCGTGTCGTGTCTCGTCTTGTGGAATCGTGCCCCGACGCACAGGTGTGGGTGCTGGTGCGCCGGCAGTCGCTGGGCCGCTTCGAGCGGCTCGCGGAACGCTGGGGCGAGCGGGTGAAACCGCTGGTCGGCGCGCTGCCGGAGCTCGAGCTGGGCGACGAGGTGCTCGCCGAGCTGGGCGAGATCGATCACGTGGTGCACTGCGCGGCGATCTACGACATCACCGCCGCTGAGCCCGAGCAGCGGGCCAGCAACGTCGAGGGCACCCGCGCGGTGATCGGGCTGGCGCAGCGGCTGGACGCGACGTTGCACCACGTGTCGTCGATCGCCGTGGCGGGAGATTTCGCCGGCGAATACACCGAGGACGACTTCGACGTCGGCCAGCAGCTGCCGACGCCGTATCACCAGACCAAGTTCGAGGCCGAACTGCTGGTGCGCTCGGCGCCTGGGCTGCGGCACCGCATCTACCGCCCGGCGGTGGTGGTGGGCGATTCACGCACCGGCGAGATGGACAAGGTGGACGGCCCGTATTACTTCTTCGGCGTGCTGGCCAAGCTGGCGGTGCTGCCGTCGCTGACCCCGATGCTGCTGCCCGACACCGGCCGCACCAACATCGTCCCGGTCGACTATGTGGTCGACGCCCTGGTCGCGCTCATGCACGCCGACGGCCGTGACGGGCAGACGTTCCACCTGACCGCGGAGAAGACCATCGGCCTGCGCGGCATCTACCGTGGCGTGGCCAAGGCGGCCGGGCTGCCGCCGCTGCGCGGGTCGCTGCCGCGCTCGGTTGCCGCCCCGGTGTTCAAGGTGCGCGGTCGTGCCAGGGTGGTGCGCAACATGGCGGCCACCCAGCTGGGTATCCCCGCCGAGGTGCTCGACGTCGTCGACCTGGCACCCACCTTTGTCAGCGAGAAGACGCGAAATGCCTTGCAGGGCACCGGGATCAGCGTTCCGAACTTCGCCGATTACGCGCCCGAATTGTGGCGGTACTGGGCGGAGCACCTCGATCCCGATCGCGCGCGCCGCGACGATCCGCAGGGACCGTTGCAGGGCCGCCACGTCATCATCACCGGCGCCTCCAGCGGCATCGGCCGGGCCGCGGCCATCGCGATCGCCGAGCGGGGCGCCACCGTGTTCGCGCTGGCCCGCAACGGCGAGGCGCTCGATGCGCTGGTCGACGAGATCCGCACCAATGGTGGTGTCGCCCATGCCTTCACCTGCGACGTCACCGATACCGCGTCGGTGGAACACACGGTCAAGGACATCCTGGGCCGCTTCGACCATGTCGACTACCTGGTGAACAACGCCGGCCGGTCGATCCGCCGCTCGGTGGTCAACTCCACCGACCGGCTGCACGATTACGAACGGGTGATGGCGGTCAACTACTTCGGCGCGGTGCGAATGGTGCTGGCGCTGCTACCGCACTGGCGCGAGCGCCGGTTCGGTCACATCGTCAACGTGTCGAGCGCCGGTGTGCAGGCACGCAATCCCAAGTACAGCTCCTACCTGCCGAGCAAGGCCGCGCTGGACGCGTTCTCCGATGTGGTGGGTTCGGAGGTGCTGTCCGATCACATCACCTTCACCAACATCCACATGCCGCTGGTGCGCACCCCGATGATCGTGCCGTCGCACCGGCTCAACCCGGTGCCTGCGATCAGTCCCGAGCGCGCGGCGGCGATGGTGGTGCGCGGGCTGGTGGAAAAGCCGGCCCGCATCGACACCCCGCTGGGCACGCTCGCCGAGGCCGGCAATTACTTCGCCCCGCGGACGTCGCGGCGCGTGCTGCACCAGCTCTATCTCGGCTATCCGGATTCGGCCGCGGCGCGCGGGCAGACCACCGAACCCGCCCCGGCCCCGCGGACCGCCCGCCGCAAGCCCAGCCGGCCGGTGCGCGCGGTCACCCGGGGGATCCGGACACCCCGTTCGGTCAAGCGGCTGGTCCGCCTGGTGCCCGGCGTGCACTGGTAG
- the cmaA1 gene encoding cyclopropane mycolic acid synthase CmaA1: MPTTSEPPEGTDLTPHFDDVQAHYDLSDEFFRLFLDPTQTYSCAYFEREDMTLEEAQIAKIDLALGKLGLQPGMTLLDVGCGWGATMMRAQEKYDVNVVGLTLSRNQAEHVEELIAKSGSPRSARVLLEGWEKFDEPVDRIVSIGAFEHFGHERYDSFFTLAHDLLPDDGVMLLHTITGLHPKEMAERGMPISFTFARFIKFIVTEIFPGGRLPSIPMVEERATANGFTVTRVQSLQPHYAKTLDIWAAALQAHKDEAIAVQSEEVYERYMKYLTGCADAFRIGYTDVNQFTLQK, from the coding sequence ATGCCAACGACGTCGGAGCCCCCCGAGGGGACTGATTTAACGCCGCACTTCGACGATGTGCAGGCCCACTACGACCTGTCGGACGAGTTCTTCCGGCTATTCCTCGACCCGACCCAGACCTACAGCTGCGCCTACTTCGAGCGCGAGGATATGACGCTGGAAGAGGCGCAGATCGCCAAGATCGACCTGGCGCTCGGCAAACTCGGGCTGCAGCCGGGCATGACGTTGCTCGACGTCGGCTGCGGTTGGGGCGCCACCATGATGCGGGCACAGGAAAAGTACGACGTCAACGTCGTCGGGCTCACCCTGAGTCGCAACCAGGCCGAGCACGTCGAGGAGCTGATCGCGAAGTCGGGGAGCCCGCGCTCGGCCCGGGTCCTGCTGGAGGGCTGGGAGAAGTTCGACGAGCCGGTCGACCGGATCGTCAGCATCGGCGCCTTCGAGCACTTCGGGCACGAGCGCTACGACTCGTTCTTCACCCTGGCGCACGACCTGTTGCCCGACGACGGGGTCATGCTGCTGCACACCATCACCGGGCTGCACCCGAAGGAGATGGCCGAGCGCGGCATGCCGATCTCGTTCACGTTCGCCCGGTTCATCAAATTCATTGTCACCGAGATCTTCCCGGGTGGGCGGCTGCCGTCGATACCGATGGTGGAGGAACGCGCCACCGCGAACGGCTTCACGGTGACCCGGGTGCAGTCGCTGCAGCCGCACTACGCCAAGACCCTCGACATCTGGGCCGCCGCTCTGCAAGCCCACAAGGACGAGGCCATCGCGGTGCAGTCCGAGGAAGTCTACGAGCGGTACATGAAATACCTGACCGGTTGCGCCGACGCATTCCGGATCGGATACACCGACGTCAACCAGTTCACGCTGCAGAAGTGA